A part of Curtobacterium sp. MCLR17_036 genomic DNA contains:
- the pstC gene encoding phosphate ABC transporter permease subunit PstC, with protein MTTAPAQPGATVTPTKPKAVVRVGDRVFSAASVIAGGVILFVLVLVAAFLVWQSIPAFAAKAGELPNNATSFWQYVGPLVFGTVWSALIALVIAVPLALGIALFISHFAPRRLAPVLGYVIDLLAAVPSVVYGLWGIVVLAPFVKPFYAFLNEYLGWFPLFSGQVSGTGRTILTASIVLAVMAIPIMTAVMREIFLQAPTLNEEAALALGATRWEMIRLSVLPFAKSGIVSAIMLGLGRALGETMAIALVLSVSTNITFQMLTSQNPSTIAANIALQFAEASGTALNALIASGLILFVITLVINMLARYIVRSRVS; from the coding sequence ATGACGACCGCACCGGCCCAGCCAGGGGCCACCGTCACCCCCACCAAGCCGAAGGCCGTCGTCCGCGTCGGTGACCGGGTCTTCTCCGCCGCGTCGGTCATCGCCGGCGGCGTCATCCTCTTCGTGCTCGTGCTCGTCGCCGCCTTCCTGGTCTGGCAGAGCATCCCCGCGTTCGCCGCGAAGGCCGGTGAGCTCCCGAACAACGCGACGAGCTTCTGGCAGTACGTCGGTCCGCTCGTCTTCGGCACCGTCTGGTCCGCGCTCATCGCGCTCGTGATCGCCGTGCCGCTCGCCCTCGGGATCGCCCTCTTCATCTCGCACTTCGCACCGCGGCGCCTCGCCCCGGTGCTCGGCTACGTGATCGACCTGCTGGCAGCGGTGCCGTCGGTCGTCTACGGCCTCTGGGGCATCGTCGTGCTCGCCCCGTTCGTGAAGCCCTTCTACGCCTTCCTGAACGAGTACCTCGGCTGGTTCCCGCTGTTCTCCGGCCAGGTCTCCGGCACCGGCCGCACCATCCTGACGGCGTCGATCGTCCTCGCCGTGATGGCGATCCCGATCATGACCGCGGTCATGCGCGAGATCTTCCTGCAGGCGCCGACCCTCAACGAGGAAGCCGCCCTGGCCCTCGGCGCGACCCGCTGGGAGATGATCCGCCTGTCGGTCCTGCCGTTCGCGAAGTCCGGCATCGTGTCCGCGATCATGCTCGGCCTCGGCCGCGCGCTCGGCGAGACGATGGCGATCGCCCTCGTGCTCTCCGTGTCGACCAACATCACCTTCCAGATGCTGACGTCGCAGAACCCCTCGACGATCGCGGCGAACATCGCCCTGCAGTTCGCCGAGGCCTCCGGCACTGCCCTGAACGCCCTCATCGCCTCGGGTCTGATCCTGTTCGTCATCACCCTGGTCATCAACATGCTCGCGCGGTACATCGTCCGCTCGCGGGTCAGCTGA
- the pstA gene encoding phosphate ABC transporter permease PstA, producing MSLALRQTGTAGNVYANGKLHKSVPWLLLVGSWVALVAVFALLNAGGSVGDFNVVAALFLGTVLFDVLIVVVSRIVEGGRQAVDRLVTSLVVTAFVIALLPLVSLLWTVLADGLARFDANFFSYSMRGVISEGGGAVHALVGTLEITLFAALISVPIGLLTSIYLVEYGRGALAKGITFFVDVMTGIPSIVAGLFAYSLFALFLGPGARFGLVGSVALSVLMIPIVVRSTEEVLKIVPMELREASYALGVPKYLTILKVVLPTSLAGITTGVMLSIARVIGETAPLLVTAGFTASMNYDLFKDPMMTLPVYAYTQYSQQGANPVPFVDRAWTAALVLILIVMLLNLLARFITRLFAPKLSR from the coding sequence ATGTCCCTCGCGCTCCGTCAGACCGGCACGGCCGGCAACGTCTACGCCAACGGCAAGCTGCACAAGTCCGTGCCGTGGCTGCTCCTCGTCGGCAGCTGGGTCGCGCTCGTCGCGGTCTTCGCCCTGCTCAACGCCGGCGGCTCGGTCGGCGACTTCAACGTCGTCGCCGCGCTCTTCCTCGGCACCGTGCTGTTCGACGTCCTCATCGTCGTGGTCTCCCGCATCGTCGAGGGCGGCCGGCAGGCGGTCGACCGCCTCGTCACCTCCCTCGTCGTCACGGCGTTCGTCATCGCTCTGCTGCCGCTCGTGTCGCTCCTGTGGACCGTCCTCGCCGACGGCCTCGCCCGCTTCGACGCCAACTTCTTCTCGTACTCGATGCGCGGCGTCATCTCCGAGGGCGGCGGCGCCGTCCACGCCCTCGTCGGCACGCTCGAGATCACGCTGTTCGCGGCGCTCATCTCAGTGCCGATCGGGCTGCTCACCTCGATCTACCTGGTCGAGTACGGCCGCGGCGCACTCGCGAAGGGCATCACGTTCTTCGTCGACGTCATGACGGGCATCCCGTCGATCGTCGCGGGTCTGTTCGCCTACTCGCTGTTCGCGCTCTTCCTCGGCCCGGGCGCCCGCTTCGGCCTGGTCGGCTCCGTCGCCCTGAGCGTCCTGATGATCCCGATCGTCGTGCGCTCCACCGAAGAGGTGCTGAAGATCGTGCCGATGGAGCTCCGCGAGGCCTCGTACGCGCTCGGCGTGCCGAAGTACCTCACCATCCTCAAGGTCGTGCTCCCGACGAGCCTCGCCGGCATCACCACCGGCGTCATGCTCTCGATCGCCCGCGTCATCGGCGAGACCGCCCCGCTGCTCGTCACGGCCGGCTTCACCGCGAGCATGAACTACGACCTGTTCAAGGACCCGATGATGACGCTGCCCGTGTACGCGTACACGCAGTACTCGCAGCAGGGCGCCAACCCGGTGCCGTTCGTCGACCGGGCCTGGACCGCCGCACTCGTGCTCATCCTCATCGTGATGCTGCTCAACCTGCTGGCCCGGTTCATCACCCGCCTCTTCGCCCCCAAGCTCTCGCGCTAG
- the pstB gene encoding phosphate ABC transporter ATP-binding protein PstB encodes MSKRIEVDGLNVYYSKFKAVEGVDITIEPRTVTAFIGPSGCGKSTFLRTLNRMHEVIPGAWVEGSVKIDGDDLYGPGVDPVLVRRQVGMVFQRPNPFPTMSIKDNVLAGVKLNNKRISKSEADDIVERSLQGANLWNEVKDRLDKPGMGLSGGQQQRLCIARAIAVQPDVLLMDEPCSALDPISTLAIEDLIEDLKKEFTIVIVTHNMQQASRVSDKTAFFNIAGTGAPGKLIEFDDTATMFSNPSVQATEDYVSGRFG; translated from the coding sequence GTGTCCAAGCGCATCGAGGTCGACGGCCTCAACGTCTACTACTCGAAGTTCAAGGCGGTCGAGGGGGTCGACATCACCATCGAACCCCGCACCGTCACCGCGTTCATCGGCCCGTCCGGCTGCGGCAAGTCCACGTTCCTCCGCACGCTCAACCGCATGCACGAGGTCATCCCCGGCGCCTGGGTCGAGGGCTCGGTCAAGATCGACGGCGACGACCTCTACGGCCCCGGTGTCGACCCGGTGCTCGTCCGCCGTCAGGTCGGCATGGTCTTCCAGCGTCCGAACCCCTTCCCCACGATGTCGATCAAGGACAACGTGCTCGCGGGCGTGAAGCTCAACAACAAGCGCATCTCGAAGTCCGAGGCCGACGACATCGTCGAGCGCTCCCTGCAGGGCGCGAACCTGTGGAACGAGGTCAAGGACCGCCTCGACAAGCCCGGCATGGGCCTGTCCGGCGGCCAGCAGCAGCGTCTCTGCATCGCCCGCGCCATCGCCGTGCAGCCCGACGTGCTCCTCATGGACGAGCCCTGCTCGGCGCTCGACCCGATCTCGACCCTCGCCATCGAGGACCTGATCGAGGACCTCAAGAAGGAGTTCACGATCGTGATCGTGACCCACAACATGCAGCAGGCCTCGCGCGTCAGCGACAAGACCGCGTTCTTCAACATCGCCGGCACCGGCGCCCCGGGCAAGCTCATCGAGTTCGACGACACCGCCACGATGTTCTCGAACCCGTCCGTGCAGGCCACCGAGGACTACGTCTCGGGTCGCTTCGGTTGA
- a CDS encoding anti-sigma factor → MTERHDDPALLTGAYALDALSDDERALLEDVLTTSPELQAETDSLRETALQLAYAVAPIEAPASLKTSLLAQIATTPQAAPVASTAHTAPAQEARPAPAAQVTSIDAGPAAGGRASSEARRRWFQRPAVMLTAAAAVAAVFFGGLGVGSVFDPSNSSGPGTTQASSGLDRIYAASDFQRTTTKVEGGGSATVVWSNDLGKSAVILDGVQQAPKGKTYELWYIGGEAEGGAITAAGLVDGAADGVHSAVLKGSMSDGATIGMTVEPAGGSDQPTTTPIMAVPTTTA, encoded by the coding sequence ATGACCGAACGACACGACGACCCCGCCCTGCTGACGGGCGCCTACGCACTCGACGCGCTGTCCGATGACGAGCGCGCACTCCTCGAGGACGTCCTCACGACGTCACCCGAGCTGCAGGCCGAGACCGATTCACTGCGCGAGACCGCGCTCCAGCTTGCCTACGCGGTCGCTCCGATCGAGGCACCCGCGTCGCTCAAGACGTCGTTGCTGGCACAGATCGCGACGACCCCCCAGGCAGCGCCGGTCGCCTCGACCGCACACACCGCACCCGCCCAGGAGGCCCGTCCCGCGCCCGCAGCGCAGGTCACCTCCATCGACGCCGGCCCCGCCGCCGGTGGTCGGGCGTCCTCCGAGGCCCGCCGCCGCTGGTTCCAGCGCCCGGCGGTCATGCTGACCGCCGCCGCGGCCGTCGCCGCGGTGTTCTTCGGCGGACTCGGGGTCGGCTCCGTGTTCGACCCGTCGAACAGCTCCGGCCCGGGCACCACGCAGGCTTCGAGCGGCCTCGACCGCATCTACGCCGCGTCGGACTTCCAGCGCACCACGACCAAGGTCGAAGGCGGCGGGTCCGCGACGGTCGTGTGGTCGAACGACCTCGGCAAGTCCGCGGTGATCCTCGACGGCGTGCAGCAGGCGCCGAAGGGCAAGACGTACGAGCTCTGGTACATCGGCGGCGAGGCCGAGGGCGGCGCCATCACGGCCGCGGGCCTGGTCGACGGTGCCGCGGACGGCGTGCACTCCGCCGTGCTGAAGGGCTCGATGTCCGACGGCGCGACGATCGGCATGACGGTCGAGCCCGCCGGCGGCTCGGACCAGCCCACGACGACCCCGATCATGGCGGTCCCCACCACCACGGCCTGA
- a CDS encoding sigma-70 family RNA polymerase sigma factor — translation MLALVDSDTERWSSEPAQASPDDLLARVANGDQAAFSDLYDLVSGRVLGLVTRLLRDRAQSEEVTQEVFLEVWQQATRFDRKRGTAASWILTMAHRRAVDRVRASQSSHDRDTKIGIRDLEAGYDQVSESVEIRIEHERVSRALGKLTEFQRQAVQLAYYGGYSHSEMAEHLGVPIGTVKTRLRDGMIRLRDEMGVTS, via the coding sequence ATGCTTGCCCTCGTGGATAGCGACACCGAACGCTGGAGCTCCGAGCCAGCACAGGCATCGCCGGACGACCTCCTCGCCCGGGTCGCGAACGGTGATCAAGCTGCATTCTCCGATCTCTACGACCTCGTCTCCGGGCGGGTCCTCGGACTCGTGACGCGGCTCCTCCGGGACCGCGCCCAGTCGGAGGAGGTCACGCAAGAGGTCTTCCTCGAGGTCTGGCAGCAAGCCACCCGCTTCGACCGCAAGCGCGGCACCGCAGCGAGCTGGATCCTCACCATGGCGCACCGCCGGGCGGTGGACCGGGTCCGGGCCTCCCAGAGCTCGCACGACCGGGACACGAAGATCGGCATCCGCGACCTCGAGGCCGGGTACGACCAGGTCTCCGAATCGGTCGAGATCCGCATCGAGCACGAACGGGTCAGCCGCGCCCTCGGCAAGCTGACCGAGTTCCAGCGCCAGGCGGTGCAGCTCGCGTACTACGGCGGCTACTCGCACAGCGAGATGGCCGAACACCTCGGTGTCCCCATCGGCACCGTCAAGACCCGTCTCCGTGACGGGATGATCCGACTCCGAGACGAGATGGGGGTGACCTCATGA
- a CDS encoding DNA-directed RNA polymerase subunit beta: MPRDHHRPVHFTDAEFAAIQGGEDPALVNRVAHETANALLHRVRQDPDPAVVERLVTYTDVHGIDAIAELWARVGAHTLPGALWRVYLVRTVIRQNPEEIAHLFERGTEQIGTIDQAVAGAEQPTGPAEILTLADRILHGLYTGDFATALDRGAAFCRLTAAGATAVADESDLTAADRASELTTRALRLTELGADLTEAAALWRRDSLD; this comes from the coding sequence GTGCCTCGCGATCACCACCGTCCCGTCCACTTCACCGACGCCGAGTTCGCCGCCATCCAGGGTGGCGAGGACCCTGCACTCGTGAACCGTGTCGCCCACGAGACCGCGAACGCGCTGCTGCACCGGGTGCGCCAGGACCCGGACCCGGCGGTGGTCGAGCGACTGGTCACCTACACGGACGTGCACGGCATCGACGCGATCGCGGAGCTCTGGGCACGCGTGGGTGCGCACACGTTGCCGGGTGCCCTGTGGCGGGTGTACCTGGTGCGCACGGTGATCCGGCAGAACCCGGAGGAGATCGCCCACCTGTTCGAGCGGGGGACGGAGCAGATCGGCACGATCGACCAGGCCGTCGCCGGCGCCGAGCAGCCGACGGGTCCCGCCGAGATCCTGACCCTGGCCGACCGCATCCTGCACGGCCTGTACACGGGTGACTTCGCCACGGCGCTCGACCGCGGCGCGGCGTTCTGCCGTCTGACCGCGGCCGGTGCGACCGCGGTGGCGGACGAGTCCGACCTGACGGCGGCCGACCGGGCGAGCGAGCTGACCACGCGGGCGCTCCGTCTCACGGAGCTGGGGGCCGACCTCACCGAGGCGGCGGCGCTCTGGCGTCGCGACAGCCTGGACTAG